Proteins encoded in a region of the Candidatus Obscuribacterales bacterium genome:
- a CDS encoding helix-turn-helix domain-containing protein, translating to MPPSAPSPTPPDYTPRLRSLMMAADIPSFRALSQAAAVSKTAVNRLRHGQAAALRGEVLYRLAQALHRSIPQLLQDFSDLPIAPPAEPAMQPDDQFTQQQTEELRQAFQQEVLHQIESWLLQWPTAVYAAQKNPQVPASRLVPLLRPVEQLLQHWGLEAIAPVGEEVMYDPQQHQLLDGHAQTGDRVLVRYTGYRQGDRLLHRAKVSPVQS from the coding sequence ATGCCACCCTCAGCGCCTTCCCCCACGCCACCAGACTACACTCCACGCTTGCGATCGCTGATGATGGCGGCAGATATCCCCAGCTTCCGGGCCCTTAGCCAAGCGGCAGCCGTTTCCAAAACAGCGGTGAATCGCCTGCGGCATGGGCAAGCGGCGGCGCTACGGGGCGAGGTGCTATACCGACTGGCTCAAGCGCTGCACCGATCCATTCCCCAACTGCTCCAAGACTTTTCCGATCTGCCAATCGCTCCCCCAGCCGAGCCAGCCATGCAGCCGGATGACCAGTTCACTCAGCAGCAAACAGAGGAACTGCGCCAAGCTTTCCAGCAGGAGGTGCTGCACCAGATTGAATCCTGGCTGCTCCAATGGCCCACGGCGGTCTATGCCGCTCAGAAAAATCCCCAGGTGCCCGCTAGCCGCTTGGTGCCGCTCCTGCGTCCAGTTGAACAATTGCTCCAGCACTGGGGTCTAGAGGCGATCGCTCCCGTGGGCGAAGAGGTCATGTATGATCCGCAGCAGCACCAGCTTTTGGACGGCCATGCCCAAACGGGCGATCGCGTCTTGGTGCGCTACACCGGCTATCGTCAGGGCGATCGCTTGCTGCATCGTGCCAAGGTGAGTCCTGTCCAGTC